The proteins below come from a single Ahaetulla prasina isolate Xishuangbanna chromosome 16, ASM2864084v1, whole genome shotgun sequence genomic window:
- the SPACA9 gene encoding sperm acrosome-associated protein 9, with protein sequence MNEIKESLRNIEQTYKIFQQQQFTFIAALEHVRENAHDKIKPVSSIGQVQTYMDHYCNNTTDKRILLMFLNICCELHKLCQRLESLHPGNSTTNAILEKCKTYVSYSNDLSGLRAKYPHDVVNHLSCDEARNHYGGVVSLIPIILDCMKEWVAHTEKLPRNMLQSVSARKAAILQQINLPTRTKKGFDLSGRPTFVTEACQTKLSLLDKAQKRENRRAAKIKQMGGLGRAIQKFIDGPWKPPGKNAF encoded by the exons atgaatgaaatcaAGGAAAGTCTACGGAACATTGAACAGACGTATAAAATCTTCCAACAGCAGCAGTTCACTTTCATCGCTGCCCTGGAACACGTCCGAGAAAACGCCCACGATAAGATTAAGCCTGTGTCCAGCATCGGGCAG GTGCAGACCTACATGGACCACTATTGCAACAACACGACTGACAAGCGCATTCTGCTGATGTTTCTGAACATCTGCTGTGAGCTGCACAAGCTTTGCCAAAGGCTGGAGTCCCTGCACCCTGGAAACAGTACCACCAACGCCATCTTGGAGAAATGCAAGACGTACGTCAGCTACAGCAACGACCTCAGTGGCCTCCGGGCTAA ataTCCTCACGACGTAGTGAACCATCTCAGCTGCGACGAAGCCCGGAACCATTACGGCGGTGTGGTCAGCTTGATCCCCATCATCCTGGACTGCATGAAGGAGTGGGTGGCTCACACCGAGAAGCTTCCCCGGAACATGCTGCAGAGCGTGAGTGCCCGTAAAGCGGCCATCCTCCAGCAGATAAACTTGCCAACTCGGACCAAGAAGGGCTTTGACCTGTCAGGCCGGCCTACTTTTGTCACCGAGGCTTGCCAGACCAAGCTTAGCTTGTTGGATAAGGCTCAGAAGCGGGAGAATAGGCGGGCGGCTAAAATAAAACAGATGGGCGGCCTTGGGCGAGCCATTCAAAAATTCATCGACGGTCCCTGGAAACCGCCTGGTAAAAATGCTTTTTGA